From the genome of Pieris rapae chromosome 5, ilPieRapa1.1, whole genome shotgun sequence, one region includes:
- the LOC110996668 gene encoding RNA polymerase II elongation factor ELL2, producing MAALPAGVQYALSSESSYKENKELVFVKLTDSALKAIEDFIRNNRDRFATPKIQFLPGNEGKISIPAPSNGNGSAGESTFHFNLNSNAEMEGPQGSFECVRNAVGGTKRLESCGPLPRRMRVQANDDSYEATKDRMSRTIAAEQSKCTRVIKPNQTDIGRRVKVRATHSMYSNGPVAERLERPERAERPDRPERSERPERPERAERPERPDRPEKPERPERPERADRLERPERLERPAAVVPPTSRPQPQQQPQPHPNPQRPPSNPDLTRRPIKERLIQLLALKPFKKPELFTRLCCEGIKEKERSMVTKILTEITVAKDNCYHLRRHIWNDVNEDWPFYTEEEKRMLKRRKPQNLTPPLSSDSANSLSPRASPANKRSGAGAEEPPAAKKQRISHYRRPSPPSSGYATTSSGERHASDNEDDRTVKKDNGYTLNFTTVKDICPSPVKPNGFRNSPPVEQTSITVKDITNTEPLVENTALTSVPEENTTNDLVEIERQYPPITSSSTRRAYKNEFAALYTEYRALYARVAQVAALFTRLEQQLKRAEPKSPHHRSIEQRIVEEYQRARNDADYQKERRRVNYLHRKLNHIKRMVLQYDQLRNLKPERVSAASTTQAY from the exons AAAATCTCTATTCCGGCACCGTCCAACGGAAATGGATCGGCGGGCGAATCCACGTTTCACTTCAACCTTAATAGCAATGCTGAGATGGAGGGTCCACAG GGTTCATTTGAATGTGTGCGGAATGCAGTCGGCGGCACGAAAAGGCTGGAGTCGTGCGGGCCGCTGCCCAGAAGGATGCGGGTGCAGGCCAACGATGACTCGTATGAGGCCACAAAAGATCGGATGTCGAGAACTATAGCTGCGGAACAGAGCAAATG CACCCGCGTAATAAAGCCCAATCAAACAGACATTGGAAGGCGTGTTAAAGTGCGTGCAACGCATTCTATGTACTCAAATGGACCGGTTGCGGAACGGCTCGAACGGCCTGAACGGGCCGAACGCCCCGATAGGCCTGAACGGTCCGAACGTCCCGAAAGACCGGAACGGGCCGAACGTCCTGAAAGGCCGGACCGTCCCGAGAAACCGGAACGTCCCGAAAGACCGGAGAGGGCAGACCGCCTGGAAAGGCCCGAGCGGTTAGAACGGCCTGCTGCCGTAGTTCCTCCCACAAGTCGTCCACAACCTCAGCAGCAGCCGCAGCCGCATCCCAACCCTCAACGGCCTCCATCCAACCCTGACCTTACAAGGCGACCTATTAA AGAAAgacttatacaattattagCATTGAAACCCTTCAAGAAGCCGGAACTGTTCACGCGACTTTGTTGTG AGGGTATCAAAGAAAAGGAACGTAGTATGGTGACAAAGATTTTGACAGAGATTACGGTGGCGAAAGACAATTGTTACCACTTACGTAGACATATTTGGAACGATGTCAATGAAGATTGGCCATTTTATACGGAGGAGGAGAAACGTATGCTCAAGAG GCGGAAACCTCAAAATCTAACACCGCCGTTAAGCAGCGATTCGGCCAACTCGCTCTCCCCGCGGGCTTCGCCGGCGAACAAGCGCAGCGGCGCAGGCGCAGAGGAGCCCCCCGCCGCTAAGAAGCAACGCATCTCGCACTATCGCCGCCCTTCGCCCCCTTCCTCAGGTTATGCCACCACTTCCTCTGGAGAACGGCATGCGTCTGACAACGAGGATGATAGAACCG tgaAAAAGGACAATGGCTATACCCTTAACTTCACAACTGTGAAAGACATCTGCCCGAGTCCTGTGAAACCCAACGGTTTTAGAAATAGTCCGCCCGTAGAGCAAACTAGTATCAcag TAAAAGACATCACAAATACAGAACCATTAGTAGAAAATACAGCTTTAACGTCTGTCCCTGAAGAGAATACGACGAATGACCTCGTAGAAATTgaaag GCAATACCCGCCCATAACGAGTTCGAGCACGCGTCGCGCGTACAAGAACGAGTTCGCAGCGCTGTACACCGAGTACCGGGCGTTGTACGCACGAGTCGCGCAGGTCGCCGCGCTCTTCACTCGCCTAGAGCAGCAGCTCAAACGAGCCGAGCCCAAATCGCCACACCATCGG AGCATAGAGCAGCGTATAGTTGAAGAATACCAGCGCGCGCGCAACGACGCCGATTACCAAAAGGAAAGGCGACGAGTCAACTACCTGCATCGGAAGCTCAACCACATCAAGAGAATGGTGCTTCAATATGACCAGCTG cGAAACCTTAAGCCCGAGCGAGTGTCCGCCGCGAGTACGACGCAAGCGTACTGA
- the LOC123689207 gene encoding uncharacterized protein LOC123689207: MGNKCNKKRKSLSCRKKAAQHMLNVIKRRRLDADEDSNANKENIPLPTLLQPPPRPPQPPSLPPPAKPGTSEDVPNVIESLQSNYVTMQEETTDDLPYISEAESQKDTNLPMQGRRIVDMMHFIQQLKKISSHGSLFNCNFNEMSLIGETRNGLISKYKFRCNMCQKDFLITSEDPVSEENIDVNLAAVTGITSAGIGYSQFQEITACMNVPIFSEKTYCKFQDVIYEKWETTAVEAMEAAAMRERDAATAEGRLTKDGVPMIDVYADGCWSSRSYGNNYKALSGAAAIVGRRFGEVLFIGIKNKYCLVCARAEKKQITIPEHACYKNYTESSSSMEAEIICQGFETSIAMYNIVYSRIIADGDSATYSKILARNPYPFFTVQKIECRNHLLRNMCNKLRAVTKETKYPLAHRKTLSEVKIMSMRKVVIASIQKYKSEKEKPETLSSFRNAVLNSIYHAFGNHDKCEDYYCSKDKTTQSSMEIEDTIFWFRIKMIIQTIISKSRSLLEDVDTNVVERFNSVIAKIVGGKRINFSLRRGYRARCSAAVVSFNNPYPRHSLQKKILGQSPKSILKKIEERRIQKRKLNKGKPHKKNRTLKKCHTVQHDYGDQSTTPDMGPDELIKAKESFLENLRELTADKEKIQKSTIHQRDSNDWLELRKNMLTASNFGIVVKRRENSSKAKLVENILYKTNLSHVAAIAHGVENEELALQQLASQEKVMIEPCGLFVDHEYPFVGASPDGLIGQDTTVEVKCPKVAYKNSLEKVIRENKIQIWRYDKKEDIIKLNKNCNWFYQVQGQLHVTRKKKCLFAVWSGENKPLKTEIINKDDVFWETKMKVKILTFYMDWLLPEIVDPRRARGMPLRENEELLVRTDNVNQLRDNEASTIDDCSSQNEESEETGRCQIIGCSRQLTFEEL, encoded by the exons ATGGGAAATAAATGCAACAAGAAAAGGAAGAGCCTAAGTTGTAGAAAAAAAGCTGCTCAACATATGCTTAACGTAATAAA AAGACGTAGATTAGACGCTGATGAAGATAGTAATGCTAATAAAGAGAACATACCGCTGCCGACGCTGCTGCAGCCCCCACCGCGGCCACCGCAGCCGCCCTCACTCCCGCCGCCGGCAAAACC agGAACATCCGAAGACGTGCCAAATGTTATTGAATCTCTACAAAGTAACTATGTAACAATGCAGGAAGAAACAACAGATGACTTGCCGTATATTTCAGAGGCTGAATCGCAAAAAGATACAAACTTACCAATGCAGGGTCGGAGAATTGTAGATATGATGCACTTTATACAGcagcttaaaaaaatatccagcCATGGTTCTTTGTTtaactgtaattttaatgaaatgtcaCTAATCGGGGAAACCAGAAATGGTTTGATAtctaaatataagtttagatGTAACATGTGTCAAAAAGACTTTCTTATCACATCCGAAGATCCTGTTAGCGAAGAAAATATCGACGTAAATTTGGCGGCGGTTACAGGAATTACATCTGCGGGTATTGGCTATTCACAGTTTCAAGAAATAACAGCGTGTATGAATGTACCCATTTTTTCAGAAAAAACTTATTGTAAATTTCAAGATGTCATTTATGAAAAATGGGAAACAACAGCTGTCGAAGCTATGGAAGCGGCTGCTATGCGTGAACGTGATGCTGCGACAGCTGAAGGAAGATTGACCAAAGACGGTGTTCCTATGATAGATGTATATGCCGATGGGTGTTGGTCTTCGCGGTCTTAcggcaataattataaagcatTGTCCGGTGCCGCAGCCATCGTGGGTCGCAGATTTGGTGAAGTATTGTTTataggtattaaaaataaatactgccTCGTGTGTGCTCGTGccgaaaaaaaacaaataacgaTACCAGAACACGCgtgctataaaaattatacagagTCATCTAGCAGTATGGAGGCTGAAATAATTTGCCAAGGATTCGAAACATCAATAGCGATGTATAATATCGTCTATAGCAGGATTATTGCAGACGGTGACTCTGCTACTTACTCAAAAATCCTTGCACGTAATCCTTACCCCTTTTTTACAGTACAAAAGATAGAATGCAGAAATCATCTATTGCGCAATATGTGTAACAAACTGAGAGCTGTAaccaaagaaacaaaatatccTTTAGCACACAGGAAAACTTTATCAGAAGTCAAGATCATGAGTATGCGTAAAGTTGTGATCGcatcaatacaaaaatataaatcggaAAAAGAAAAACCAGAAACGTTATCAAGTTTTAGAAATGCAGTGCTAAACTCCATATACCATGCGTTTGGTAACCATGATAAATGCGAGGACTATTACTGTTCGAAAGACAAAACGACACAAAGTAGCATGGAAATAGAAGACACCATCTTCTGGTTTAGAATTAAGATGATTATTCAgacaattatttcaaaatccaGAAGTCTGCTTGAGGATGTAGACACCAATGTGGTAGAGCGCTTCAATAGCGTAATCGCAAAGATTGTCGGAGGaaaaagaattaatttctCCCTTCGTCGAGGGTATCGTGCGCGTTGTTCTGCTGCAGTCGTTTCGTTTAATAATCCTTATCCACGACATTCtcttcaaaagaaaattttaggGCAGAGTCCTAAaagcatattaaaaaaaatcgaagaaCGACGAATacagaaaagaaaattaaacaaaggaAAACCTCACAAAAAGAACCGAACATTAAAGAAATGCCATACAGTTCAACATGATTATGGTGATCAGAGCACTACTCCTGATATGGGACCAGACGAGCTAATTAAAGCCAAAGAGTCATTCCTTGAAAATTTAAGGGAATTAACTGCGGACAaagaaaaaattcaaaaaagtacTATACATCAGAGAGATAGCAATGACTGGCTTGAACTACGAAAAAATATGCTAACAGCATCAAATTTTGGAATTGTGGTGAAAAGAAGAGAAAATAGTAGCAAAGCCAAGTTagtcgaaaatattttatataaaaccaatttaaGTCATGTAGCGGCAATCGCACATGGCGTAGAAAATGAAGAACTAGCCTTGCAGCAACTCGCTAGTCAAGAAAAAGTCATGATTGAGCCCTGCGGATTATTTGTGGACCACGAGTACCCTTTTGTTGGCGCTTCACCAGATGGCCTGATAGGCCAAGATACTACAGTAGAAGTTAAATGTCCTAAAGTGGCTTATAAGAACAGTCTGGAAAAAGTTATAAGGGAAAACAAAATACAGATATGGAGATATGACAAAAAAGaagacataataaaattgaacaaAAACTGTAACTGGTTTTATCAAGTTCAAGGGCAACTCCATGTTACACGTAAAAAGAAATGCTTGTTTGCTGTGTGGAGTGGTGAAAACAAGCCActcaaaacagaaataataaataaagatgacGTTTTCTGGGAGACGAAaatgaaagtaaaaatattaacattttatatggaCTGGCTATTACCTGAAATAGTTGACCCTCGTCGAGCTCGTGGAATGCCACTTAGAGAAAATGAAGAGTTATTAGTCAGAACTGATAATGTGAATCAACTCAGAGATAACGAAGCATCAACTATTGATGATTGTTCATCACAAAATGAGGAGAGTGAAGAAACTGGACGATGTCAAATTATCGGTTGTAGTAGGCAACTTACTTTTGAAGAattgtaa